A region of the Burkholderiales bacterium genome:
AATTTCGTTGGCACGATCAACGGCCGGGCCGCACACTGCGCGCCGAGTCATCCAACTCTAAACCAAGGAGCAAGCACGATGTTGACCGTAGGCGACCGCATTCCCGCATTCGACCTGCAGGCGGTGGTGTCCACCGAGCAGGACAAGGCCTTCACCCGGATCACGGACAAATCGGATCCGGGCAAGTGGAAGATCGTTTTCTTCTGGCCGAAAGACTTCACCTTCGTGTGCCCTACCGAGATCGCGGCGTTCGGCAGACTCAACGCCGAATTCAACGACCGCGACGCCGTCATCTACGGCGTGTCGACCGACAGCGAATACGTGCACCTGGCTTGGCGGCGCCAGCACCCGGATCTGAAGGACCTGCCGTTTCCGATGCTCTCCGACATCAAGCGCGAGCTGTCCGCCGCGTTCGGGGTGCTGGACAGGGCCGAAGGCGTGGCGCTGCGCGCGACCTTCATCGTCGATCCGCAGGGCGTGATCCGCTTCGTTTCGGTCAACGACCTCAATGTCGGGCGCAATCCGCAGGAAGTGCTGCGCGTGCTGGACGCCTTGCAGACCGACGAACTTTGCCCCTGCAACTGGCAGAAGGGCGAGGAAGTTCTGAAGGCGGCCTGATGTCGTTTAACTGGTGCGCCCGCGCAAGAGCGCTCGCCTTTTCGCGCGGAGATTCCAATGTCGATACAGATTTTGAAGGACAGGCTGCCTGAGTACGCCAGAGACCTGAAGCTCAATCTCGGCTCGCTGGCCGCCGAAACGGTGCTCACCGAGACCCAGAAAGCCGGGACCTTCGTCGCCACGGCGCTCGCCGCGCGCAACCCCGAGGTGATCGAGGCCGTGCTCGCCGAGTTCGGCACGAAGCTCGATCCCGCCGCGCTCGCTGCCGCCAGGGCCGCCGCGGCGATCATGGGCATGAACAACGTCTATTACCGCTTTCTCCACCTGGTGGAGGATGCCGAGTACTCGAAGCTGCCGGCCAGATTGCGCATGAACGTCATCGCCACGCCGGGAACCGCGCGCGTCGACTTCGAGTTGTGGTGCCTCGCCGTGTCGGCGGTGAACGCCTGCGGCCGATGCATCACCTCGCACGAGAAGGTCTTGCGCGAGGCGGGCATGACGCGCGAGCAGATCCAGGCTGCGGTGCGCATCGCTTCGGTCGTGCACGCAGTGGCGGCAACGCTCGACGCCGAGACGCTGGACAAAGGCCACGTGGCCGCGGCGGCGTGACGCGACGGTCTGGGCGCGAGGTGGTACGCGCTTTCAGCCGGATTCTCGATCCCCTGAAATGGAAGGGCCCACGAAGCAGCGCTTCGTGGGCCCCCTCCTCTCATGCCGCTTCTATGGCGGCGCTCCCCCTCCCCTGCGGGTTTCCCTTGCCACAGAGTGGCGGACTTTATGCCGGTTTCATCCGGGAGTCCAGTTCTTTTCCCTGATCCGCGAGAAATTCCTTCTTGACGTGCTGCGTGCTGTAGCCGTTGAACAGGTGCCCCAGCAGCCCCCGGCTGAGGTCGCTGGTGCCCATGTACCAGTCGGCAATCGGGTAGGTGAGGTTCATGTTGCGCTCCATCATGATCGGCTGGCTATGATGCGCCGCATGATGCCGGCGGATGGTATTGATCAGCGGACAATGGCGCACGAACCAGTTGTCCTCCACGTGACAGCACAAGTGAAAGGTCTCGTAATTCAGATAGTAGAGCGGGGTCAGCATCATCAGGATGTAGCCCGCATTGGCCGACCATAGATAGCCGACGGCAAGCGCGAACGGCAGCGTCAGCAGCATGAATACCAGCAACGCGTAGGGCGGAAACAGCACGATGCGCCATTCGCGGTTGGTGTCGTAAGTCATGCGCTGGGCGGTGAAGTACTGATGGTGCTGGTGCGTGTGACGATGAAAGACCGGCATCAGAATCCCGCCCAGGCCCCTGATCGGCCGGTGCATGGCGTTGCGATGCAACCACCATTCGTTCCAGTTGTAGAGGATCAGGACCGGGATCGCGAACAGCATCTCCCAGAGGGTCGGGGATTCGATGCGCGAGACGCAGAACGCGACGAGCGCCAGGCCGGGAACGAAGATCGACAGCAGGTGACCCCAGCCGTTGTACCACGGGGCGATCCGGGCCTTGTACTCTTCGCGAAACGCAGCCTGCTTTTCCGTCATCCTGCCGGTGGCCATGGCTGTGATCCCGGCGCGCGGGTGCACATGAGTTGGTATGGGGCCCGAAGCGAAGGCGGCTTTTATACGCCCGCGCGCCGCGTCGAGTCAAGGCGCAGCCGGTGCCGCAGTGGATGGTGCACTGCCTTCCCAGCCGCGCGGGCGACGGGCATCATGGGGCTGTCTTCAGCGGAGGTTCGGCGATGGGATTGCTCGTACTGGGACTCGCGGTCTTCTTTTCCGTGCACCTGATGTCCAGCTTCCGCGATGCGCGCGACACGCTCATTGCGCGCTATGGCGAGAAGCCCTACAAGGCCGGTTATGCGCTGCTCTCGGCCATCGGACTCGCGTTGATCGTCTGGGGCAAGATCCAGGCGGACCCGGTGCCGCTGTGGCAACCCCCGGCGTGGAGTCGTTCGCTGGCGTTGTGGCTGATGCCGCTGGCGTTCATCCTCCTCGTCGGAGCCTATGTGCCCAGCAACCTCAGGCGCCTGACCGCGCACCCGATGCTCTGGGCCGTGACGCTCTGGGCGGTATTGCATCTGCTGGCCAACGGCGATCTCGGCTCGGTCCTCCTGTTCGGCGCCTTTGCGCTCTACTCCTTGTATGCGATGTGGTCGCAGACCCAGCGCGGCGCGAAGCCGGGCGATACGGTGCGCCCGGTCTCCCGCGATATCGCGGTCGTGGCGCTGGGCTTGGCGGTGTACGGCGCGGCGCTCTACGGCCACCGGTGGCTTTCGGGCGTGACGCTGGTCTGAAGTTCGCGGTCCGTCGCATGCCTCGCGCAGATCCGCCCGTGGAGTCCCGCTCGTCGACTCCGCCGGCTCCGTTGCGGCGACTCGCGGCACTTTCGGTGCTGTGGCGTTTCGCGCGCCCGTACAGGGCGCGGATCGCGGGATTCGCGGTCGCGCTGATCGTGGCCG
Encoded here:
- a CDS encoding sterol desaturase family protein → MATGRMTEKQAAFREEYKARIAPWYNGWGHLLSIFVPGLALVAFCVSRIESPTLWEMLFAIPVLILYNWNEWWLHRNAMHRPIRGLGGILMPVFHRHTHQHHQYFTAQRMTYDTNREWRIVLFPPYALLVFMLLTLPFALAVGYLWSANAGYILMMLTPLYYLNYETFHLCCHVEDNWFVRHCPLINTIRRHHAAHHSQPIMMERNMNLTYPIADWYMGTSDLSRGLLGHLFNGYSTQHVKKEFLADQGKELDSRMKPA
- a CDS encoding NnrU family protein, yielding MGLLVLGLAVFFSVHLMSSFRDARDTLIARYGEKPYKAGYALLSAIGLALIVWGKIQADPVPLWQPPAWSRSLALWLMPLAFILLVGAYVPSNLRRLTAHPMLWAVTLWAVLHLLANGDLGSVLLFGAFALYSLYAMWSQTQRGAKPGDTVRPVSRDIAVVALGLAVYGAALYGHRWLSGVTLV
- a CDS encoding carboxymuconolactone decarboxylase family protein; the protein is MSIQILKDRLPEYARDLKLNLGSLAAETVLTETQKAGTFVATALAARNPEVIEAVLAEFGTKLDPAALAAARAAAAIMGMNNVYYRFLHLVEDAEYSKLPARLRMNVIATPGTARVDFELWCLAVSAVNACGRCITSHEKVLREAGMTREQIQAAVRIASVVHAVAATLDAETLDKGHVAAAA
- a CDS encoding peroxiredoxin, which gives rise to MLTVGDRIPAFDLQAVVSTEQDKAFTRITDKSDPGKWKIVFFWPKDFTFVCPTEIAAFGRLNAEFNDRDAVIYGVSTDSEYVHLAWRRQHPDLKDLPFPMLSDIKRELSAAFGVLDRAEGVALRATFIVDPQGVIRFVSVNDLNVGRNPQEVLRVLDALQTDELCPCNWQKGEEVLKAA